DNA sequence from the Camelus dromedarius isolate mCamDro1 chromosome 24, mCamDro1.pat, whole genome shotgun sequence genome:
AGCTCCCACCTGGAAGTGCTCCGCGGACGGGGAAGCCCATTTTCTAGATAAGCCCACTGAGGCTCAAAGGGCCGCGCCGACTTGATCCTGCGCCCTCACCCTTTAGGAGCggctcagccccagccccaccccttccAAGTTGCCTCCGGGCCCtcacctgcccagccccacccagacTCCTCGCTCACTGCCTGTCTACCCCATCAGCGCACCCCCGGACGCTATGGCCCACTCCTCCGGCCGGCCCTGCGTGTAGGATGGTAGCACACAACCAGGTGGCAGCCGACAATGCAATCTCCACGGCAGCAGAGCCCCGACGGCGGCcagaaccttcctcctcctcctcctcctcctcctcttcgccTGCGGCCCCGGCTCGCCCGCGGCCCTGTCCGGCGGCCCCGActccggccccggccccgggtgACACGCACTTCCGCACGTTCCGCTCGCACGCGGATTATCGGCGCATCACTCGGGCCAGCGCGCTTCTCGACGCCTGTGGCTTCTACTGGGGGCCCCTGAGCGTGCACGGGGCGCACGAGCGGCTGCGCGCCGAGCCCGTGGGCACCTTCCTAGTGCGGGACAGCCGCCAGCGGAACTGCTTCTTCGCCCTCAGCGTGAAGATGGCCTCAGGCCCCACGAGCATCCGCGTGCACTTCCAGGCCGGCCGCTTCCACCTGGACGGCAGCCGCGAGAGCTTCGATTGCCTCTTCGAGCTGCTGGAGCACTACGTGGCGGCGCCGCGCCGCATGCTGGGGGCCCCGCTGCGCCAACGCCGCGTGAGGCCGCTGCAGGAGCTGTGCCGCCAGCGCATCGTGGCCACCGTGGGCCGCGAGAACCTGGCGCGCATTCCTCTCAACCCCGTCCTCCGTGACTACTTGAGCTCCTTCCCCTTCCAGATCTGACCGGCCGCGCCCGCCGCGCACGCAGCATTAACTGGGGCGCcttcttattttctattattaattattatttctctGGAACCACGTGGGTGCCCTCCCCACCTGGGTTGGAGGGAGCTGGTGTAGGGGGCGAGGCGCCTCCTGCTCTGGGCTGGAGACAGGGCTGCAGACCCTTCCCCACCTCTTGTGGGGATGCCCCCTCCTGGTGCTCCCTCTGGGTTCCCCTGGTTGTCGTAGCAGCTTAACTTAACTGTGTCTGGGGCCAGGACCTGAACTCGTACCTCCTACCTCTTCATGTTTACATATACCCAGTATCTTTGCACAaaccaggggttgggggagggtctctggctttatttttctgctgTGCAGaatcctattttatattttttaccaCCAGTTTAGGTAATaaactttattataaaagtttttttttaagaaaaggtttCTAGAGAGTGTGCTTTGGTCAAAGGTTTTCCATGGTTCTGAGTGTGTCCAAGGTCCTAAGACTGATCCGTTTGGCTGAAGGTGTGTGGCCCATGTTCTGTGGCTGGGAACCTGAAT
Encoded proteins:
- the SOCS1 gene encoding suppressor of cytokine signaling 1, with amino-acid sequence MVAHNQVAADNAISTAAEPRRRPEPSSSSSSSSSSPAAPARPRPCPAAPTPAPAPGDTHFRTFRSHADYRRITRASALLDACGFYWGPLSVHGAHERLRAEPVGTFLVRDSRQRNCFFALSVKMASGPTSIRVHFQAGRFHLDGSRESFDCLFELLEHYVAAPRRMLGAPLRQRRVRPLQELCRQRIVATVGRENLARIPLNPVLRDYLSSFPFQI